The genomic segment accaggcacatgggagaacaggccaacccccatctcgctagagcctcctttaatatacttatacagagtgataaggtcacccctgagcctcctcttctccaggctgaacaagcccagctccttcagccgctcctcgtaggacttgctctccaggcccctcaccagctttatATTAAAAGCAACTCAAAAGTATTTTAAGCTCCAGCTCTAAGACACATTCATACATTCAACAGTGACACCATGGAGCATTAAAGATGGGAAAGATGTTAACACAGAGTATGTGCAGGACACATGCTCCCCAGCTCCAGGGGAATCTTTAGAACCATTTCTTTCAAGTAAAGATATTCCAAAGTACTTGGTAAAGAGGCCAACTGCTCCCTACAGCTAGGATATTCCCAGCTGAGGAGCGCCTGCAGTAAATTACCATCAATCTAGAGAAAATTTACACCCTCTCTTCATAGAGAACTACTGGAATCTTACCAGCTCAAGGACACAAGTAGCTTTTCTGAAGATGGAGTCAGCCAACTTACATGCTTTCAGGGCCTTCTGGTAGCGTTTCCCTTGGACGTGACGGAGCACATGCTCTGGAAACTTGTTGATGTGTCTGAGGGTGAGCTTGCAGAACAGCTGATGTCTGAGAGAAAGAAGCAAGGCAAGAAGGACAGAATACTTTAGATAAGACCTTCCCAGCTTCCCAAAAACTGCAAGCGCTTGATAACTCCCTAAAGCTCAGCCACTTGGTCTGAGACTGAACCAAGCGCGACACACAAGGTGCAAGAAGAAGAATACGCACAGGTTCTTCGTGCTGGGCACTATGTGGGGCTCAAACTTCTCATAGGCGAACTCCTGGGCGCTCCTGGCCAGCCGCTGGTACCTCTTGCCGGCGGTGTATGCCTGCAGCTCCGCCAGCCGGCACGGCAGCTCGTGGCCGGTCAGCCTGCACCTCACCTGGCAGAAAGCAGGGGCTGCTCAGGGATGGAGAAAACTCCATCTCCTGCCGGCCCTCACCCCCTGACACAAACCCCTGAGGCCGCAGCCCGGCTCCGAGCCCCTCACCCGCCCTGCTGCCCCCTCACggcccccttctcctcctccccaagcCCCTCGGGGGTCCTGCCCGGCTCACCTTGCCCGGCTCGGCCACGCCGAGCAGCGGGTGCTGCCTGAGGAACAGCCGCACCTCCTCCGGCACCTCCGCCATGGCCTCGCTGCCACACGGGAGCCCGCCTCTCTTCCGGGGCCGGCTGAGGCGGAGAAGAAGGCGGCTCCATTAgcggagggaggaggggagacGAGGAGGAACCGGGCtggaggcggcggcgccgccATGGCGGCGGGAGCGGGGCTGCTGAGAGCCGGGAGGCGGCTGCTGGGGGAGCGGCGGGCAGCGGTgggcggctgggggggggctgaggggaatggggggtgctgaggggagcCCTGAGGGCTTGGGGGAGGAatgaggggagcgggggggggacGCTGAGGGAAACCGGGGGGGCGTTGAGGGGAACGGGGAGGGtctggggggctctgaggggagcCGGGGTGGCTCTGAGAGGAACtgggggggcgctgaggggaacGGGGAGGGCCCGAGAGGGTCGTTGAGGAGAgccgggggggctctgaggggaaCGGGGAGGGTCCGGGGGGGCACTGAGGACCCAGGGGAGTACTGAGGGGAGCCGGGGGGTCTCTGAGGGGAACTGGGGGGGCGCTGAGAGGAACAGGGAGAGCCCAGGGGGGTCTCTGAGGGGAGCCCGGGGGCGCCGAGAGGACTCGCACGGGGCAAGGCGaggcccggcccccgccgcccttCTGGTGGtcggtgggtgggtgggtggccCCCGGTGCGACCCCCGGGGTGGGGACGGGCTCTGCAGCACGGGGAGAAGTGGGGTAAAAGGCTGGAATCGGCTGCAAAACGCTGGGTGTGCGGCTGGCCTTGCGCCACTCGAGCCCAGCAGCATGTATGTGAAACAAACCACAGTGCTGTGTATGTTTGCTGATGGCACAGATGGAAGGGGAACCatcatttattttgctctgttACTGaaatattcattctttttttctttttaacttgtAGCCCAGCCTTTAGTGTTTCACCGGCTGTTGCTCAAATAGCAAGCCACATCCTGTGCTGTCATTGGGACAACTGGCATAATCTAGATGTAACTTTTCCAAAGTAGAAATGCTACAATggatcttttttatttcatgtagGTATCAAACTGCTTGATCAGAAGAACATTTTTTGGATATCCTCTAACTAAAGCGGGTTCTGGTCGGATTCGGCAAACTAAAGGTAAGGAGGAATTTGTCTGGGACTCTGTCATCTTTTAGCCTTATACCAAAAGGTGACATTTCCTCGGGAATTCagtgttttttctcctgtacATGTCTAATTCCGCACTCTGGCTTTCTTCAGATGTTTGCTTGAGGTTCACCAGGCCACGTAGCTCTACAACAGCTGCTGATGCATCTGGAGAGGACGTCATACTCAAATGGGGCCTTCTCCTTGTACCTCTGACTACATTCTGTCTTGGCACATGGCAGGTACAAAtaaacatttcacttttttcaAGAATTAAGCACTTTAGGGGCGTCAGGATTTTCCATCTTTGACTGTTTATCCAGTTCAAACCATAGGCAGGGTAAAGATTTGCtgatattttacttttccattttccGAGTGTCTACTAGTGAGGTTAATGCAAGTCTTTAAAAgagattcatgtttttcacACTTACAGTATAAATATTTCCCCCAAATGAAGATAGTAGCCTCCATCTTCATATCTCAAATTATCCTGTTTCAGGTCAGGTCTGAGGGGAAACTTACGACAAAGAAACAGATATGAAAGCTTGCTGGGGTCATTACATTGCTCTGTACTGCCAATAGTTACTTTTGTATTTGTGTACTTTCAGGTTCAGCggagaaaatggaaattagATTTGATTGCACAGCTGGCATCAAGAATTTCATCAGAGCCCATCCCTCTGACATTAGAGTAAGGAAGCCAAGATAGTTTATTATCTACCAAGCACTGACAGCATGCTGGGGATATCAGATAAGGTCTCTGCACTGATGGGTTCATGCTAAACTAAACTGCATGAAAACGAAGGAATGCAGTGGGAATAGGGATGTGCAAGCAAATGAGAAAGACAGGCAACATGTTAAAATTCTCTTATTTTAGATAACAGAGTAACTGAACTCTTCCTTATGGCATACTCCAAAGCCATGTTAAAAGGTTGAATCACTGGGAGAATGTGGTATGTAATTCAGGCTGAAGAAGGAGGGCTTGGTAGCTGGTGCTTGTGATGTCCCAGAACAGGGGTTAATCCTACAGGAAGGATTCTTAGATCAATAGCAGGCCCTTCCCCACGGGTGGAGCAGTTATGTTAGACATGAGAGAATTTTTGGGTCGCTTGGCCATATGGCAAAACAGTCAAAATAGTTCAGTTGTTCAATTTCATGGTCTGGGACGGGAAAGAATCTCTCCCTGTTGTCTTGATGTGTTTGCAGTGCATCCACCTGCTGATCAGCTGTGTGTGTCATTGAAGTGGTATTGGGTTACAGATCCCATGGAAAAGAACTGCTTTTTGGATACTCATGATCATCCTGATTTGATTCTCAGTGATAGTAATAAAATAGTCAGCTGCTTATTCCACAAGGCGTCTGTCTTCTGCTTCTAATTGGCAGCTGGTCCTAGGGGTAAAATCCCCCAAATGTGCTTTGCCTATCACaactctgattttgtttttatcttattCGGTGCAGCCCTATGGAGTTGAAGGAATTAGAGTACAGGCCTGTAAAGGTCCGAGGGCATTTTGACCACTCCAAGGAGCTTTATATTTTGCCACGATCACTTGTGGACCCTGAGCGAGAAGCCAGAGAAGCCAGGCAGCTGACATCCCACCCAGAAAATGGAGCAAATGTCATTACTCCTTTCTACTGCACAGAACTAGGGTAAGTTAAGTGATGGTTCTTATGAACAactcatttctgttttgaaaagctGAATCGTAGAATCATCACCTTTCTTAAATACCTCCTAGGGTGGGGACTCCATCActcccctgagcagcctgttccaatgctcagtcaccctctccatgaagaaattcttcccaaTATCCACtctaaacttcccctggtgcaATTTGAGACTGTTTTCTTGTGTCTTATCACTTggcacctgagaaaagagactgacacc from the Anas platyrhynchos isolate ZD024472 breed Pekin duck chromosome 18, IASCAAS_PekinDuck_T2T, whole genome shotgun sequence genome contains:
- the SURF1 gene encoding surfeit locus protein 1 yields the protein MAAGAGLLRAGRRLLGERRAAVSNCLIRRTFFGYPLTKAGSGRIRQTKDVCLRFTRPRSSTTAADASGEDVILKWGLLLVPLTTFCLGTWQVQRRKWKLDLIAQLASRISSEPIPLTLDPMELKELEYRPVKVRGHFDHSKELYILPRSLVDPEREAREARQLTSHPENGANVITPFYCTELGVTILVNRGFVPKKKLKPETRLKGQIEDEIDLTGVVRLSETRKPFVPENNIEKNRWHYRDLQAMAKVTGAEPIFIDADFKSTVPGGPIGGQTRVSLRNEHMQYIITWYGLCAATSFLWYRKFIQKIPL